The Panacibacter microcysteis genome includes a window with the following:
- a CDS encoding YkgJ family cysteine cluster protein, whose translation MPVTDLAVLALTAAEKETENDLFKQFLQEQDVAAIDAAVFALDKEITPQIDCTACGNCCRSLMINVDGQDAERLARHLHMHTDDFYERYVERSSQGTLAVMNNIPCHFLADNKCTVYEARPAECREFPGLHHAGFTKRLFAIFMHYQRCPIIFNVVEQLKDVTGFSTVNMHL comes from the coding sequence ATGCCAGTTACAGACCTTGCAGTACTTGCACTTACAGCGGCTGAAAAAGAAACAGAAAACGATCTTTTCAAACAGTTTTTACAGGAACAGGATGTTGCTGCAATAGATGCAGCCGTTTTTGCACTTGATAAAGAAATTACTCCACAAATAGATTGTACGGCGTGTGGCAACTGCTGCCGCAGTCTTATGATCAATGTAGACGGGCAGGATGCAGAGCGCCTGGCCCGGCACCTTCATATGCACACAGACGATTTTTATGAACGTTATGTAGAGCGCTCATCGCAGGGCACGCTGGCCGTTATGAACAACATTCCCTGCCACTTTCTGGCAGATAACAAATGTACTGTGTACGAAGCAAGGCCTGCTGAGTGCCGCGAATTTCCCGGCCTGCACCATGCGGGCTTTACCAAAAGGCTGTTTGCCATTTTTATGCATTACCAGCGCTGCCCGATTATTTTTAACGTGGTGGAACAATTGAAAGATGTCACCGGCTTTTCAACAGTTAACATGCACCTGTAA
- a CDS encoding LptF/LptG family permease has translation MKKLDWYILKKFFTTFFFSIFLFTVIAVAVDISEKTDDFVASKLGATDIIMKYYLGFVPYIIALLFPLFVFIAVIFFTSKLALKSELIAILASGTSFNRMMRPYWVGGITLGILLAVGANFYLPVANTIRTTFEAKYVNVNSSYDPLVRSSRSIYFRIDSFTYAGIRNYDTAAKAGGPFFMHRIKNDELVYNLRAENIKWDTAIKNWRLQTVIERNINGMKEKVAFMQKKDMQFNFKPFDLSRDEYAKDKLTTPELKEFMALERLRGSEGLNALEIEQYKRLTTPLAVIILTIIGAAIASRKVRGGSGAHIALGIVLAVTFILMDRFSTIFSTKGNLPPVIAAWIPDVTFTFIAVYIYRKAPK, from the coding sequence ATGAAAAAACTCGACTGGTACATACTCAAAAAGTTTTTTACTACTTTCTTTTTTTCCATCTTTCTCTTTACGGTAATCGCCGTGGCAGTAGACATCAGCGAGAAGACCGATGATTTTGTTGCCTCTAAGCTCGGTGCCACAGATATTATCATGAAGTATTACCTGGGCTTTGTACCATACATCATTGCATTGCTTTTTCCATTGTTTGTATTTATAGCCGTTATCTTTTTTACTTCCAAACTGGCGCTTAAAAGTGAGCTGATTGCCATATTGGCCAGCGGTACCAGCTTCAACAGAATGATGCGCCCTTATTGGGTTGGGGGCATTACGCTTGGCATTTTACTGGCAGTTGGCGCTAACTTTTACCTGCCTGTGGCCAATACCATCAGAACAACATTCGAGGCAAAATATGTAAACGTAAACTCCAGCTACGACCCGCTGGTGCGCAGCAGCCGCAGCATTTATTTCAGGATAGACTCTTTTACATACGCAGGCATCCGTAATTACGATACTGCTGCAAAAGCCGGCGGTCCATTCTTTATGCACCGCATAAAAAATGATGAACTGGTATATAACCTGCGTGCCGAAAATATAAAGTGGGATACGGCCATTAAAAACTGGCGCCTGCAAACGGTGATTGAGCGTAACATCAATGGCATGAAGGAAAAAGTGGCGTTTATGCAAAAGAAAGATATGCAGTTCAACTTTAAACCTTTCGATCTAAGCCGTGATGAATACGCCAAAGATAAACTGACCACACCCGAGCTAAAAGAGTTTATGGCACTGGAAAGGCTGCGTGGCTCAGAAGGGCTGAATGCACTGGAGATCGAACAATATAAGCGGCTTACCACGCCGCTTGCGGTAATCATTCTCACCATTATTGGTGCGGCTATTGCCAGCCGGAAAGTGCGTGGCGGCAGCGGTGCGCATATTGCGTTGGGCATTGTACTGGCTGTAACTTTTATATTAATGGACCGCTTTTCAACCATCTTTTCTACCAAGGGCAACCTGCCGCCTGTTATAGCAGCGTGGATACCTGATGTAACGTTTACATTTATTGCCGTTTATATTTACCGCAAAGCGCCTAAGTAA
- a CDS encoding citrate (Si)-synthase, eukaryotic: MDILKERFKAKADAAAAEIKDLLKEHGNKKVGEVTLSQVYQGMRGITGLVTETSLLDAQEGIRFRGYSIPELQEKLPKAKDGSEPLPEGLFFLMLLGELPSEEDTNKITSILQRRSHVPAHVFDAIDALPITTHPMTMYVVGVMALQTESVFAKKYAEGLNKKDYWDATFDDALTLIARLPRIAAYIYRRKYKNSEHIQPNGLLDWSGNLAHMMGFNDERFHELMRLYMTIHADHEGGNVSAHTTHLVGSALSDSYLSYAAGMNGLAGPLHGLANQEVIKWIFEMQAEIGSDDPTPEQIADYVQQTLKSGKVVPGYGHAVLRKTDPRFTAQMEFGKKHMPDDKLVKTVWKIYETVPPILQSLGKIKNPWPNVDAHSGALLVHFGLKEYEFYTVLFAVSRALGVLASLIWDRALGFPLERPKSVTTNAVKMWLEGKEEIWD, translated from the coding sequence ATGGATATTTTAAAGGAGCGTTTCAAAGCAAAAGCAGATGCAGCAGCAGCAGAGATCAAGGACTTGCTGAAAGAACATGGCAATAAAAAAGTAGGAGAGGTTACATTATCACAGGTTTACCAGGGCATGCGCGGCATTACCGGTCTTGTAACAGAGACCAGCCTTTTGGATGCGCAGGAAGGTATTCGTTTTCGCGGCTATTCCATTCCGGAACTGCAGGAGAAACTGCCAAAAGCAAAAGACGGCAGCGAACCTTTGCCCGAAGGCCTTTTCTTCCTGATGTTACTGGGAGAACTGCCTTCTGAAGAAGATACCAATAAAATAACTTCCATTTTACAGCGCCGCAGCCATGTGCCTGCACACGTGTTCGATGCTATTGATGCGCTGCCTATAACCACGCACCCGATGACGATGTATGTTGTGGGTGTAATGGCACTGCAGACAGAAAGTGTGTTTGCAAAAAAATATGCAGAAGGCCTTAATAAAAAGGACTACTGGGATGCTACTTTTGATGATGCACTTACATTGATTGCCCGCCTGCCACGCATTGCAGCATATATCTATCGCCGTAAGTATAAAAACAGTGAACATATACAGCCCAATGGCCTGCTCGACTGGTCTGGCAATCTTGCCCACATGATGGGTTTTAACGATGAGCGGTTTCATGAACTCATGCGTTTGTACATGACCATACATGCAGACCATGAAGGTGGCAACGTATCTGCACATACTACGCACCTGGTAGGTTCTGCATTAAGCGACAGCTATCTTTCTTATGCTGCCGGTATGAACGGGCTTGCCGGTCCGCTGCATGGCCTGGCCAACCAGGAAGTGATCAAATGGATATTCGAAATGCAGGCAGAAATTGGCTCGGACGACCCTACACCGGAGCAGATAGCCGACTATGTACAGCAAACACTAAAATCCGGCAAAGTAGTGCCCGGTTACGGCCACGCTGTATTGCGCAAAACAGATCCCCGCTTTACTGCGCAAATGGAGTTTGGTAAAAAACATATGCCCGATGATAAACTGGTAAAAACTGTTTGGAAAATATACGAAACAGTGCCGCCAATCTTACAGTCACTTGGCAAAATTAAAAACCCATGGCCAAATGTAGATGCCCACAGCGGTGCGCTGCTCGTGCATTTCGGCTTAAAAGAATACGAGTTTTATACTGTATTGTTTGCCGTTAGCCGTGCGTTGGGTGTATTGGCAAGTCTTATCTGGGACAGGGCCTTGGGTTTCCCGCTCGAAAGGCCAAAAAGCGTTACAACAAATGCCGTAAAAATGTGGCTCGAGGGCAAAGAAGAAATCTGGGATTAA
- the tgt gene encoding tRNA guanosine(34) transglycosylase Tgt, which yields MAALTFTLEHTDNSSKARAGTITTDHGQIATPIFMPVGTIGSVKAVTQQQLKDEIGAQIILGNTYHLYLRPTTAVIEAAGGLHRFNGWHKPILTDSGGYQVFSLAENRKLTEEGALFQSHIDGSRHLFTPENVMDIQRSIGADIVMAFDECPPYPSDYTYAKKSMDLTHRWLDRCFTRFNSTEDKYGYTQNLFPIVQGSTYEDLRVASCKYIASKEAAGNAIGGLSVGEPEAMMYDLTQRCTENLPYDKPRYLMGVGTPWNILECISLGVDMFDCVMPTRNGRNGMLFTTKGVINIRNKKWATDFSVIDDGLQCETSNYYSKAYLRHLFVADEILGLQIASIHNLAFYLWLVGEARKHITAGDFQAWKTSTIEVLKQRL from the coding sequence ATGGCAGCACTAACGTTTACACTGGAACATACTGATAACAGCAGCAAAGCAAGAGCCGGCACCATTACCACCGATCACGGGCAGATAGCCACACCTATTTTTATGCCCGTAGGTACCATTGGCAGCGTAAAAGCCGTAACGCAACAACAGTTAAAAGATGAGATAGGCGCACAGATCATTCTTGGAAATACTTATCACTTATACCTGCGCCCCACCACTGCCGTTATTGAAGCAGCGGGTGGTTTGCACCGGTTCAATGGCTGGCATAAACCAATACTTACAGACAGTGGGGGGTACCAGGTTTTTTCCCTTGCCGAAAACCGTAAGCTTACAGAAGAAGGCGCATTGTTCCAGTCGCACATAGACGGCAGCAGGCACCTGTTTACACCCGAAAATGTAATGGATATACAGCGCAGTATTGGTGCAGATATCGTAATGGCATTTGATGAATGCCCTCCTTATCCCAGCGACTATACATATGCCAAAAAAAGCATGGACCTTACACACCGCTGGCTCGACAGGTGTTTCACGCGTTTTAACAGTACGGAAGATAAATATGGCTATACGCAAAATCTTTTCCCCATCGTGCAAGGCAGTACTTATGAAGACCTCCGGGTTGCCTCCTGCAAATACATTGCCTCGAAAGAGGCAGCAGGTAATGCCATTGGCGGCCTAAGCGTAGGAGAACCCGAAGCAATGATGTACGACCTTACACAACGCTGCACCGAAAACCTGCCTTACGATAAACCGCGTTACCTCATGGGCGTAGGCACACCCTGGAACATCCTGGAGTGCATTAGCCTGGGGGTAGATATGTTTGACTGTGTAATGCCCACACGCAACGGCAGAAATGGTATGTTGTTTACTACCAAAGGTGTCATCAACATCCGCAATAAAAAATGGGCTACAGATTTTTCAGTAATAGACGACGGGCTACAATGCGAAACCAGCAACTATTACAGCAAAGCCTACCTGCGCCACCTGTTTGTGGCCGATGAAATACTGGGGTTACAGATTGCCAGCATACACAACCTGGCATTCTACCTGTGGCTGGTGGGTGAAGCAAGAAAACACATTACAGCCGGAGATTTTCAGGCATGGAAAACTTCCACCATAGAAGTACTTAAACAGCGTTTATAA
- a CDS encoding transglutaminase-like domain-containing protein codes for MRTKTGSQAAGFKFVKYNVKRKQIVKSLMSPEAVKKHYTTTQQILINIAGILCIIPLAPFLCRFIPPVFIGDWNVDLIIALVVSIIIIRLMQWLVKPLVIPAFLVVLGILVYNQFNSNYTFTNIASGYKTLVNQNWSIREKKQVDELSFNPHLFENSEQKVIRLVKAKVQYQDSLVRNFSVTHSLDYFDEYNYKYRALTRYFSLFKYINLSFKYVSDFQRDEYYATPRETILNGLGGDCDDHSILMAACLMSIGATCRLVIVDGHMYPEMYIGDKNDFEIAQAAIIQFFEYDKINRIYYHENDGEYWLNLDYTAHYPGGPYMNDNVRLVINFP; via the coding sequence ATGCGTACAAAAACCGGTTCGCAGGCGGCTGGTTTTAAATTTGTAAAGTATAACGTCAAAAGAAAACAGATCGTAAAAAGCCTAATGAGTCCTGAAGCAGTAAAAAAGCATTATACAACAACACAGCAAATTTTAATAAACATTGCCGGTATATTGTGTATTATACCCCTGGCTCCGTTTCTGTGCAGGTTTATTCCGCCGGTTTTTATCGGCGACTGGAATGTAGACCTGATTATTGCCCTGGTAGTTTCCATCATCATCATCCGTCTAATGCAATGGCTGGTAAAACCACTGGTAATACCTGCATTCCTGGTAGTTTTGGGCATACTGGTCTATAACCAGTTCAACAGTAATTACACTTTTACAAACATAGCCAGCGGTTACAAAACCCTCGTTAACCAAAACTGGAGCATACGCGAAAAAAAACAGGTAGATGAATTAAGCTTTAACCCTCACTTATTTGAAAACAGCGAGCAAAAAGTGATCAGGCTGGTTAAAGCAAAAGTGCAATACCAGGATTCTCTTGTACGTAATTTTTCGGTTACTCATTCGCTCGATTATTTTGATGAATACAATTACAAATACCGGGCACTTACCCGTTATTTTTCCTTGTTTAAATACATTAACCTTAGTTTTAAATATGTGTCAGACTTTCAGCGGGATGAATATTACGCCACACCCCGGGAAACAATCCTGAATGGTCTTGGCGGAGACTGTGACGACCACAGTATACTCATGGCCGCCTGCCTCATGAGCATTGGCGCCACATGCAGGCTGGTTATTGTAGATGGCCACATGTACCCGGAAATGTATATCGGTGATAAGAATGATTTCGAAATAGCCCAGGCCGCCATTATACAGTTTTTCGAGTACGATAAAATCAACCGCATTTATTACCACGAAAATGATGGTGAATACTGGCTTAACCTCGACTACACGGCACACTACCCCGGCGGGCCATACATGAATGACAATGTAAGGCTGGTGATCAACTTTCCCTGA
- a CDS encoding DNA topoisomerase IV subunit B, with amino-acid sequence MAESKDTNLFEYTEDSIRSLDWREHIRLRPGMYIGKLGDGSAPDDGIYVLVKEVLDNCIDEHMMGYGKQIEITIEGKGVTVRDYGRGIPLGKVVDVVSKINTGAKYDSKAFQKSVGLNGVGTKAVNALSHYFKVESYRDGKAKAAEFEKGVLVKDHKEAKTGESNGTMVTFIPDDTVFKNFHFIHEYLDNLLWNYCYLNAGLTILFNGKRYVSRNGLLDLLKRKTNEDEIRYPIIHLKGEDIEVAITHNNDYGEDIFSFVNGQYTTQGGTHQQAFREAFVKTVREFFKKDYDAADIRQSIVAAIAVRVQEPVFESQTKTKLGSSVVYEGGPTMKNFVSDFFSRELDNYLHRNPAVAEGLKKRIEQSEKERKELAGIKKLANERAKKANLHNKKLRDCKVHYNEEPPTKGKEAFVALQNNSTIFITEGDSASGSITKSRHVETQAVFSLRGKPLNCFGLTKKIVYENEEFNLLQHALNIEDGLEGLRYNNIVIATDADVDGMHIRLLIMTFFLQFFPDLVKQNHVHILETPLFRVRNKQETIYCYDEAEKKAAIKKLGGKPEITRFKGLGEISPEEFGRFIGEDMRTQPVILEQGDHIQNLLEYFMGKNTPERQEFIIDNLRVELDLVEETDKH; translated from the coding sequence ATGGCAGAATCGAAAGATACAAACCTGTTTGAATATACCGAAGACAGCATCAGGAGTCTTGACTGGCGTGAGCATATCAGGTTGCGGCCGGGTATGTATATTGGTAAACTTGGCGACGGCTCTGCGCCTGACGATGGTATTTACGTGCTGGTAAAAGAGGTGCTCGATAACTGTATTGATGAACACATGATGGGGTATGGTAAACAGATCGAAATTACCATTGAAGGAAAAGGTGTAACAGTGCGTGATTATGGCCGTGGCATACCGCTGGGCAAAGTGGTGGATGTGGTAAGTAAAATAAATACCGGCGCCAAGTACGACAGTAAGGCATTTCAGAAAAGCGTGGGTTTGAACGGGGTGGGTACCAAAGCCGTGAATGCGCTGAGCCATTATTTTAAAGTAGAAAGCTACCGCGATGGAAAAGCTAAAGCGGCAGAGTTTGAAAAAGGTGTGCTGGTAAAAGATCACAAGGAAGCAAAGACCGGTGAATCAAATGGCACCATGGTAACATTTATACCGGACGATACGGTATTTAAAAACTTTCATTTTATACACGAGTATCTCGATAACCTTTTATGGAACTACTGCTACCTTAATGCGGGGCTTACCATTTTGTTCAACGGTAAAAGATACGTGAGCCGAAATGGTTTGCTGGACCTGCTGAAACGCAAAACAAATGAAGACGAGATCCGCTACCCGATCATTCATTTAAAAGGCGAGGATATTGAAGTAGCCATAACACACAACAATGACTACGGCGAAGACATATTCTCTTTTGTAAACGGGCAGTATACCACGCAGGGTGGTACACACCAGCAGGCTTTCAGGGAGGCATTTGTAAAAACGGTAAGGGAATTTTTTAAGAAAGACTATGATGCAGCAGATATTCGCCAGAGTATTGTTGCTGCCATTGCTGTGCGTGTACAGGAGCCTGTATTTGAGAGCCAGACAAAAACAAAACTTGGCAGCTCTGTAGTATACGAGGGCGGGCCTACGATGAAGAATTTTGTAAGCGATTTTTTCTCCAGGGAACTGGATAATTACCTGCACAGAAATCCGGCAGTGGCAGAAGGTTTGAAAAAAAGGATAGAACAAAGTGAGAAAGAAAGAAAAGAACTGGCTGGTATAAAAAAGCTGGCCAACGAAAGAGCCAAAAAAGCCAACCTGCATAATAAAAAGCTGCGCGACTGCAAAGTGCATTATAACGAAGAGCCGCCCACAAAAGGGAAAGAAGCTTTTGTGGCATTGCAAAACAACTCTACCATTTTTATTACCGAAGGCGACAGCGCCAGCGGAAGCATTACCAAAAGCAGGCACGTAGAAACACAGGCTGTGTTTAGTTTGCGTGGTAAGCCGCTCAACTGTTTTGGACTAACCAAAAAGATTGTATACGAGAATGAAGAGTTTAACCTGCTGCAGCATGCTTTGAATATAGAAGACGGTTTGGAAGGTTTGCGCTATAATAACATTGTTATTGCAACAGATGCAGACGTAGATGGTATGCACATACGACTGTTGATAATGACCTTCTTTTTGCAGTTCTTTCCAGACCTGGTGAAGCAGAACCATGTACATATACTTGAAACACCGCTGTTCCGGGTGCGTAATAAACAGGAGACGATCTATTGTTACGATGAAGCAGAAAAAAAGGCCGCGATAAAAAAACTGGGTGGCAAGCCCGAGATAACCCGTTTTAAAGGGTTGGGCGAAATATCTCCGGAAGAGTTTGGAAGATTCATTGGTGAAGACATGCGTACACAACCCGTGATACTGGAGCAGGGAGATCATATTCAGAACCTGCTGGAATATTTTATGGGTAAAAACACGCCCGAAAGACAGGAGTTTATCATTGATAATCTACGGGTAGAATTAGACCTGGTAGAGGAAACCGACAAGCATTAA